The DNA segment TATAGATACATAGATACATAGGTATGGGATGCATACAGAGTTACTGCCTTTCAACTTTGAGTatcagcaggcgtgtctcactccgcgatttcgtcgctttgctacaggtagctaaaagtacctacatatatccgTTCAGccttcggccccaattttggggaaagccataagccgcgcgtggcgctgtcaccacctagcggccatatctgtgctgatcgtaacagacgcgttttgttagagagtgagtcttctgtacttagtactattatttattctgtggtatcagggtgagatacgagattttttcaaagtaaatcaGCAAATCTActgtgatatttttcacacagcTTGGGTActgtgacagctgtcatctgcattcaaattataactttaaaacgcaaaattgtattgatatGACTACTGACGCCGTACCTATGCTACGCCATGTGATGTATATCACGATACAAAAGTTTCATAGGTATTTTCAATTCGAACCTTTTAGTTCGGTAAATTGCGATCAATTTCGCTTATTTAAGAAAGTAACGAAACAAAGCTACTTTATTTAGAGTGTACATTGGGCCTTAGGATAGGTAAAATTAACCAGTAAGTAGGTGTTTTCGTCCAAACACAGCATCAAAGTGACGAGACAGTTGGCGCGTGACGTGCGAGTCGAATCGGAGATCTGCGGTGATCCAGCGGTCTTATTCTCTTCGCTCACCAAGCGTAAACGAGTTGACAgctcagccggcctagccaagctgacaatcgctaattcataattcataattcatttattgcGTTTATAATCATGTGTTACATAAGGTCTTACAAAGGGCATTTTACAGCTAGCGTTCACATGAACCCCGTTAGGGTACATAacaatgtacttaactaaaacttaatactaaagtaaattagtgaaaaataattaaaaatttaacaattaataaaaatatcgcttcgacaacgaatcgctttgtatctctctatcactcttccatatttagTGCGAtaatgacagttgcgtttcgatcgctacggagcgtaagcgattggctacgcggccagtccTATCATGCAGAGTCAGGCCGCGTTGGCATATTGTCTACGCTACAAGTTTTTAGGAGTAAGACAATTAACATACAAGTTGGAGCAACCTGGAAGTTGTCGTCTTAGGGCTGGATTTAGTTTCCTACCTCCttaatttatcatttatttacaaacaagatatatacagtgtattactaaaagaaattaaaaactagctcctccttaattaattaattccaCTACCTACTATTTCTGTATTAAGGATGCTttttgaaaaacttacaaatgaAAAAGCCACTCCGCTGTGCTCAAAAGTCTCTAGATCTATTAACAActcaacaaataaattatacctacatatttcactGTGGCGGTACATTGTCCCTGCATAGGGTCGAGTATCGTTGTaccactaggtacctacctataggtgagttcgactaagatcggacatcgggtaagatcgtatgattcaaatttccgcCTATTGTGGGGATATTTATTAATTCTGGCAAGGTGATGCGATGCGCCATTTTGTTCCGCACCCCTCTTCAGTCCGCACTTGTTGCTGTGACAGACCAGATGCGTGCATTGTGCCGTTAagtaaaaaagtacaaaaaatgaGTTTTTATTTCGCATccggatattaaaaaaaaaaaaaaaaaaaaaaaaaacatttatttcggaCCATAAAATCCATAGTTACagctaaattacattaaaataaaattaaaatttaaaacaaattatacaaataaaatattacaataaaatcatacaaataaaatattataataaaaacctaATATATATTACAATTTACTAAATTTATTATTGAGGCTAACGTGCATGGAGGACCAGTGCTTCAGAAGGCCGCTGTCCCACCTGTTAGCCACGGTGTCCAGGAGGCTGTGGCGGCTGCCGCGTACCCTACCAAGCATCGCGGCGCAACGCTTGCGGAGCGTGGCGTGGAAACCGTCCACGCTCGCATCCGCAAACATCCCGGACGCGCTGCAGTATCGCGGCAGCCGCAACAGCACCCTGAATGCATCGTTGTACTGGACCCGCAGAGCATTTAGCGATCGCTGGGTATATCTGGTCCATAGGCTGCAGGTATACAGCGATGTACAGTACGCTCTAAACAGAGTTATTTTTACTTGGGCTGTACATCGATGAAACCTGCGCGCTATCATATTGGCTCTCATCGCTAATGCTCTGCGTTCCCTTTCGATGTCGGCGTCGTCGCGCAGATCTTCGGTTACCAAATGCCCTAGGTATTTGAAGGTCGTCACCCTCTTCAGTATCTGACCGTTCAGGTGAATGGGAGGTACATACGTTGGGCATTTGTTTCCCGCTTTAAACACCATGTATTCACTTTTGAGTGTACCCTCCGCTAGTTTTTTTGGAATAACtgttaatgaatgaatgaatgaatgataattAGTAAGTTTGAGCattatttgtttcttttataaattgtatgttatttttattaaatttgtgacaAATCTGTATATTTGGAATTTTGATACGATGCCTGTAGGCCGAGATCCGGTCTTACTCGAAGTGGTCAAAGATCGGATGCAATTCATCCGATCTTATTTTCTCAGGGATACTCAAACTTTAATACGTGTCACCACGATGCTTGATTAAATTTCTCTAACAGACGTATATATAATggtgttttttttacataaccGCAAATTTAAATGAGAAGTAGGTTTAAGTGCTATGAAACGAATTTTAaacatagttaattaattatacaactGCCTAAAATATGAGTGTATTGATTTCAACGTTCAGGGTTGCATGTATGTATgagagtttctttattttaaattttcttaaTCTATCTTAATAATAGCAGACTGATTAAAATTTGGTTGATTAAGATTTGGTCGTATTAATTCCTccattttcatattattttatccaTATGTCCTCTTTCATCACCTTCTTTCAACCTACCACGCTTATGGTGTCAATGAACCCACGTGGTCCCCACATGGGTTCATTGACCCCACATCTAAAAGTTTGACAACCATAATTTCTTGAATATTGAGCGCATGGTGTAAGATCGGAcggaaaaaatgcaaaaaaataaaaatcgggtcGGATATGATAGCCCGAGTTACTGCTAGGCCAATTCTTCTATGTATTAGTCAGCGGATAAAACCGGTTATTTTGCAGTAGTAAACTCTATGGTACGGGCAATAGGGCCGAAGTTATATGCCCGTCCGTTCTTACACCACCaggcaaaaaaataatgctgtaaatttattttgtttcctatATTTAAACAGTCATTAAACGCTTACTATGACGTCtagaaagataataaaatttaatcatATAGAGaatttcattattatcaatTCTGTACTTGAATCATATCCGTACCCTATCCACaagctgagaaaaaaaaaaaaccaacatCATCTCAACCCACCTAAAAACGTCCGAAACTTACCCGAACTCACATGCTTGCCAAATGATGAGTGGTCTTCGCTGGCACGAAATGTTCTTTTCACTGATCGAACTGCCCACCGCTCGCTTTGAACATACAGAAAAATATGCGTAGGTATGCTTCGGAGTTTAATTTAGTCCGATTTTATAACGACATGCTTAAATTGTATAAAACTTGACATTACGtcacacacacactacactacactacaattcaatgtgtatgttaataatgTTGGCGTTACAAAAAAAACTGACTTTGTATAACAGCCTATATAGGATATCTCATCCTGTATAAGTCACAAACTTGCCAGGCGCTTCTATTATTAACCACGGGcattgtgtttatttttaatgaccTATCTCCGGCTAAGGCAAAGCcccaattataattatacagaTGCAGGGTGAAAACTGTTTGGGTCTTATTTTGCCTTTAATGATGTAGTTTAATGGCTGTCTCATTAGCTCGCGATTTTAGGGCAGCTTTTGTATTCGTCACAGTTTTTCTTTGTTGTATGGCTCATTATAATATGTGCACGTGTGCAGAAACTAAGCTTTGAAAATTATTATAACAGGGTGCCGACGCAAATCGAtttgagtaggtatataaaagcgGAATTTTCAAAAAGTTTGAATGAGATAGTACCTATGTCCAGAACacctaaaaaaagaaaaaaaagtaaaccgctttaaccttttggacgccaatgatcgatatatccgcaccgtactttcaacgccaaagaccgattaatctgtcacagaccacagagcaacatcgacctacgtgcatagacataaagttcaacttcagttttgacacttcaatttcgtttttgacacggcgtcgaaaggGTTAATTTTGTTATGCAAGGAAAAAAGTAAATGGTGATACGATTGTCATAAAGATTGCGCGATAGAAAATCGAACACACGTTTTCCCCGGACATTGGACCGcgtaaagcagcggtcggcaaccttttaacaGCCAAgtgccacatagtagttaacgaagttgacgcgggccgcactttgttaatattatgactttatcagacattgtcgtttgtcaatattacatacaaaatagctagggaggctcgcgggccgcaagtgacaggttcacgggccgcatgcggcccgcgggccgcgggttgccgaccgctggcgtAAAGGATAAGGGTCAAAATCAGAGAGGTGAGAATCATGCTTCTGACAAAGattttcttaataaaataacgtgatattactaAAATACTTATTTCGAAATGAAGGTTCTGCGCATTAACTACAAGGCActtatcatatttatttttctacgataatattttattcgaTTTTGAAGAAAAAAGGTCTAAATAGTCATTCCGGGAACGCGTCCTTATACCATGTTTCATACTTGAGACAAGTCAAAAATGTTTACAATTAGGacttaaaattgtaatttttttaatattagctTTGAAAATCATTAAGTTACGAATAtacgtataaattaaattaacaacaGTTTAATTTCTTCATATTTTGACTATTCAAATGCTGTCTGACGTTTATTAAATCATTCAGTGAACGCGGTGGATATCGGTCGatgtaattaaaacaaaacgcGTTAGGTGGCGTTAGCGAGCAACAGTGTGAAGTTCACTAGTCAAAGGAAAAGATGTGTGTCGTGTTTACGGAGAAAAATAATTGATTTTGTTGGTAAGTACCTTTTAATTTCGTATGTGGGAAGCGTACTTTAATTCCCTGCCACTACGGGAACGCTGTTTGGTGATTAGTTTTTCAACAATTTGCATACTTTTTGCTAAATTCTTATAAATATTACAGCTCACTTGATCCTAACCTCAAAAACCAATATCTAACATGGCGGCGTCAAGCATGATATGACTATATTCATCGGATAGTCATTTCGGGAACGGTCATTTCGGAAACGTTCTCGTATATGACGGGCGTTCTCGAAATGACGCGGGCGTTCCCGAAATGATACGGGCGTTCCTGAAATGACAATTTTCGGGCAAAATGACGCtctaatgcttttaaaaacatATAACTATGCAAAATTTTGGTTTTAGGGAACCATTTAGTACGGGTAACAtggaaaatgataaaaatgaagAGAAAAAGAAGTCAAAAAAACGATCAAAACAGGACAGTACAGCTTATAAAAAACATCGTGAAAAGGCTAATGCAAGGAAACGCAAGTTTTTAGATAAAATGACACCTGAACAAAGAGAGGTGAAGAGACTGAAAGATAGGGAATATTACCAAAGAAAGAAGGCTGAAAATAAAGTTAAGACTGTTAGTGATATGACTGAAAGACAGAAGAGGAAACAAAGAAAGTTGTGGAGAAAAAATTCTCAAAAGtatagacaaaaaaaaaagatgatgGCAAATATTTTAGCTAACAGCCCGCCAGATTCTGAAAATGAGATAGAAAACGATAATCGCGTGTCAAGGAAGACATCAGGAAGAAAACAGGTTAAAAAAGATAAAGCACAGGCTTACAGAACTGTTaaaaaacagaaaaataaaatacaaaaaatgcaAAGAATTATAGACCAGTTGCGAAAAAAAGTACAGAGAAACAGAAGACGCGAAGAACGAGCATCCCAAAAGATTGCTGATACGCCTACTCGCAAAGTTGATGAATTAACAAGAGGATGTTCTGTTACTCCTGAAGTTCGTAAACGTCTATTATTTGGCGAAGTTTTGACAACCCAACTAAAAGACACCGTTGATAAATTACCCAAAAATTCTAAACAGCGAGAGGCTTTTCAAAAATGCGTCAGTGGCAACCGTATCAAAAAACATCGTTTAAATAATATGACTAAACAATTTCtacgcaaaaataaaaataatgacaatattttaatatctaATCGGAAGCATCCAACATTTTTAATCACTAATCAGATTCGTGGAGAAATTCATAAGTTTTTTGAGCGGGATGATATCAGCAGAATGTGCCCTGGTAAGAAAGACTGCCTCAAGGGAAATAAACAAAAGCGGTTGCTTCTAGTCACTGTAAAAAAATTGCATCCTCAATTTTGTGCTGAGACTGGAATTCGAGTATCTTATTCGACACTTTTGAGAGAGAAGCCTTATTGGGTAGTACAAGCTACAAAATGGGATCGAGAAACTTGTCTTTGTGTAAGGCACGAAAATTTTGAATACAAACTGGGCAAATTGAACCGACTAGGAGAGCTGCCGCACAAATCCATATCCGAATGTATAAAAGCGTACAGCTGTGACATTACTTCTTATGATTGTATGTTTGGTTTGTGCGATGAATGCAAGGAGATCAAAATGGAATCGGGGAGTAATGAAGATACCATTGAATATTTTCAGTGGCAAGTAACAAAAGAAGACCGAATCATAAAAGGAGAGAAGAAAATCGTCAAACTTACTAAAAAAGTTACTGTTACAAGCATAGTCAAAGATTTAAAAATGTCTATAGCTGCGGATATTTCTCCAatgaaaaaacatgtttatggAATTAGCGAAAACTTGAAGGCCAAAAATGAACTAAAAGataatttaaaagaaacagAGCTAATGATTCAAATTGATTTCGCTGaaaattatatgacaaaatatgcGAAAGAGATTCAGTCGGTTAGATTCGGAGCTTCAAAAGGTCAATTATCGATCCACACTGGGGTTTTTTATGCCAGAAACAATACCTCTCTAGAAACTGTTTCATTTGCCACTGTGAGTGACAATTTGGATCATCAGGCTCATGCTGTATGGGGTCACCTGAAATCAGCGTTACAGAAAATATTGTCAGGCCACACGTAACTACCCTTCACGTGTTTTCAGATGGACCCACATCCCAGTATCGAAACCGTACAAACATTTACTTATGGATTAAAACCTTAATAGACCAATTTCCGCAAATAACTGCTTCATCGTGGACATTCAGTGAACCAGGTCATGGTAAAGGTCCAATGGATGGTGTAGGAGGAACGCTAAAGAAAAATGCTGATGATGAAGTATTACGAGGAAACGATGTAAATACAGCTGCAGATTTTGTCCGTTTACTCAGTACATCTGTTTCACTCCATGAAGTCACTAACGATGAAATAGTTGCAATCAAAACCTTAATACCTGAAAAGATAGATGCAATCCCCGGAATCATGAATGTAACTAAGATTATCTGGCAGAAAGCTTCTGATGTCACCATACTACTGTATCAGTTTTCAAAATTGTTGCGAGAAATGAAACTGCAGGCATTTTCAGTCGAAGATAGAGATAAAGAAAGTCCAGTGCCATTAGAAATGATAGATTTAGACATAGAAAATAATGATGAGTTTCTGAGTTCTCTTCACATGAGTAGGAAAAGTATTTACGACGCCATATACGGATCAGACAGTTCAGATGATGAGAATCTCCAAAAGGTTTCAGATCGACTTCACGGAAAGAATGACGATAATTGTGCTGGTACATCGTACGGAAATGATAAGGAGAACTTCCACCCAAACATGATACGTCCAAAGACATTTTTGCTAGTAAATGTACcaacagaaaataaaaaaaatgcatacagATACGTCGCAGTCGCTGACACCTCAGTTGATGAAGATGGTGAAATAAAGGTCACCTTTCTTCGTTGTCAGCGGAACTCAGCAAA comes from the Cydia amplana chromosome 12, ilCydAmpl1.1, whole genome shotgun sequence genome and includes:
- the LOC134652649 gene encoding uncharacterized protein LOC134652649 — translated: MEDQCFRRPLSHLLATVSRRLWRLPRTLPSIAAQRLRSVAWKPSTLASANIPDALQYRGSRNSTLNASLYWTRRAFSDRWVYLVHRLQVYSDVQEPFSTGNMENDKNEEKKKSKKRSKQDSTAYKKHREKANARKRKFLDKMTPEQREVKRLKDREYYQRKKAENKVKTVSDMTERQKRKQRKLWRKNSQKYRQKKKMMANILANSPPDSENEIENDNRVSRKTSGRKQVKKDKAQAYRTVKKQKNKIQKMQRIIDQLRKKVQRNRRREERASQKIADTPTRKVDELTRGCSVTPEVRKRLLFGEVLTTQLKDTVDKLPKNSKQREAFQKCVSGNRIKKHRLNNMTKQFLRKNKNNDNILISNRKHPTFLITNQIRGEIHKFFERDDISRMCPGKKDCLKGNKQKRLLLVTVKKLHPQFCAETGIRVSYSTLLREKPYWVVQATKWDRETCLCVRHENFEYKLGKLNRLGELPHKSISECIKAYSCDITSYDCMFGLCDECKEIKMESGSNEDTIEYFQWQVTKEDRIIKGEKKIVKLTKKVTVTSIVKDLKMSIAADISPMKKHVYGISENLKAKNELKDNLKETELMIQIDFAENYMTKYAKEIQSVRFGASKGQLSIHTGVFYARNNTSLETVSFATVSDNLDHQAHAVWGHLKSALQKILSGHT